The DNA segment AAGGGCTCGTCCATGAACAGGATCTCGGGATCCACGCTCAGCGCCCGGGCCATGCCGACGCGCTGCTTCATCCCGCCGGACAATTCGCGGGGGTAGGCCTCCTCGAAACCCTCCAGGCCCACCAGGGTGATGGCCCGGTCCGCCCGGGACTTGACCTCCTCCTCGGGCAGGCCCTTGGCGCGGAGCACCGTCCGGACGTTCTCCTCCACCGTCATCCACGGGTAGAGGGCGAAGCCCTGGAAGACGATGGACACGCCGGGATTGAGGCTCTCCAGCCGCGCCCCGTGGTACCGCACGTCGCCCTTGGTGGGGCTGATCAGCCCCGCGAAGATCCGCAGGATGGTGGATTTTCCGCAGCCCGAGGGCCCGATGAGGCACAGCACCTCGTTGGGGCGGATGTCGAGGTTGATGTCTTCCAGCACGCGCAGGAGGTTGCCCCCGCCGCGGTCGAAGGACTTCCGGACGGCCTTGAGTTCGCAGATCGGAGCGTCAGCCATGGGGCACCTACTTGGTCAGGGAATAGCGGGTGGAGGCCAGTTTGTAGCAGGGCTTCCACACGAGCCGGTTGAAGACCACCACCAGCGTGGACATCAGCATGACGCCCGCCGCCAGCACGGGCAGGTCCTTGTGGTAGGCGGCGGCGCTGACGGTGGAGCCCAGGCCCCAGGTGCTCAGGACCTGGCCCTTGACCTCGGCGTACTCGGCCACGATGCTCGCGTTCCACGCCCCACCCGCGGCCGTCACCCAGCCCGTCACCAGGTAGGGGAAGATCGCCGGCAGGTAGAGGGCCTTCATCCGGTGCCAGCGCGACAGGCGGAAGCTGGTGGCGGCCTCGCGCAGGTCCCCGGGAATGGCCATGGCGCCCGCGATGACGTTGAACAGGATGTACCACTGGGTGCCCAGGAGCATCAGGAGGACGCAGCCGTAGTTGAGGCCCACGCCCAGGGTGGCGAGGCCGGCGATCACGGCGGGGAACAGCATTGGCGCGGGGAAGGAGGCCGCCACCTGCACCACCGGCTGGAGCAGGCGCGAGAGGCGCGGGGACAGCCCGATGGCGAGGCCCGCGGGAACGGCCCACAGGGTGCCGATCACCGTGGAGACCAGCACGCGGGTGAGGGTCAGGGCTCCGGCCTTGATCAGGTCCCACCACCGCGGCCCGGGGATGGTCTGGAGGAAGCCCAGCAGCCGCGCGGCGGCGAAGATCGACAGGATCAGGAGGATCGCCAGGGCGAGGTTGGAGAGCCACTGTCCCCCGCGGAGGCGGGGCGACATCCGCCGCTCGACGCGGCGCTGGGGCGACTGGAGGCGGCGCGACGAGCCGCGGGTGAGGTGGGCGCGGCGGACTTCCAGCCAGCGGATCAGCCGGGAGCGGCGGATCAGCTTCAGGAGCCAGCTCCGGGGCGGCTCGGCCTGGCCGCTCTCCTCCACCCGGAACCGCTGGGCCCACACGACCACCGGCCGCCAGAGCACCTGGTCCAGGAACACGATCATCAGGACCATGGCCAGGATGGCGTAGACCATGGCCCGGCCGTTCCCCTGCTCCACGGCCACGCTCATGTAGGAGCCCAGCCCGGGCAGGCGGAAGTCCTTGTCGCCGAGCTTGAAGGCCTCCGTGATCATCAGGAAGAACCACCCGCCGGCCATGCTCATCATGCTGTTCCACACCAGGCCGGTGGTGCCGTAGGGCAGCTCGATCCAGCGGAACCGCTGCCACCAGTTGAATCCGTAGACCGTGCCCGCCTCCTGCATGTCCTGGGGCACGGACTTGAGGGAGTGGTAGAGGCTGAAGGTCATGTTCCAGGCCTGGCCCGTGAAGATCATCACCACCGCGGCCAGTTCCAGCCCCAGGTTGCTGTGGGGGAAGAGGGCCACGAGGGCCAGCACGAGCCCGGGCATGAACCCCAGGACGGGGATGCTCTGGAGGATGTCGAGCAGGGGGATCAGCAGCTTTTCCGCCCGGCGGTCCTTGGCGGCCCAGAAGGCGTAGACCAGGGTGAAGGCCAGGCTGATGGCGTAGGCCACCAGGCCCCGCATCATGGAGAAGAAGGTGTACTTGGGGAGCGCCCAGGGCGACAGGCTGATCTCTACCAGGGGGCGATGGACGCCGGTCCACTGGCGGCCCATGACCACCAGCCCGTAGAGGATGGCGCAGCCCGTGAGGAGGACCAGGAGATCCACCCACCGGCGGCGCTTGATGGGGTACATGAGGGCCGTGGCCTGGCCCCACACGGTGTCGAGGAAACGATGGATCATGGCCGGTCCGGTCGGAGGGAGGCGCGGGCGGAAGCGCGGTCCCGTTCAGGGGGCGGATTCGGGGGAGCGGAGATGGGCCGCCTCAGCGGACGGCGGGCCTCGACG comes from the Geothrix sp. 21YS21S-4 genome and includes:
- a CDS encoding ABC transporter permease subunit — protein: MIHRFLDTVWGQATALMYPIKRRRWVDLLVLLTGCAILYGLVVMGRQWTGVHRPLVEISLSPWALPKYTFFSMMRGLVAYAISLAFTLVYAFWAAKDRRAEKLLIPLLDILQSIPVLGFMPGLVLALVALFPHSNLGLELAAVVMIFTGQAWNMTFSLYHSLKSVPQDMQEAGTVYGFNWWQRFRWIELPYGTTGLVWNSMMSMAGGWFFLMITEAFKLGDKDFRLPGLGSYMSVAVEQGNGRAMVYAILAMVLMIVFLDQVLWRPVVVWAQRFRVEESGQAEPPRSWLLKLIRRSRLIRWLEVRRAHLTRGSSRRLQSPQRRVERRMSPRLRGGQWLSNLALAILLILSIFAAARLLGFLQTIPGPRWWDLIKAGALTLTRVLVSTVIGTLWAVPAGLAIGLSPRLSRLLQPVVQVAASFPAPMLFPAVIAGLATLGVGLNYGCVLLMLLGTQWYILFNVIAGAMAIPGDLREAATSFRLSRWHRMKALYLPAIFPYLVTGWVTAAGGAWNASIVAEYAEVKGQVLSTWGLGSTVSAAAYHKDLPVLAAGVMLMSTLVVVFNRLVWKPCYKLASTRYSLTK